One stretch of Monomorium pharaonis isolate MP-MQ-018 chromosome 10, ASM1337386v2, whole genome shotgun sequence DNA includes these proteins:
- the LOC105836744 gene encoding chromodomain-helicase-DNA-binding protein 1 isoform X8 encodes MQKTLESESGKESGSDSENESKSDSSSSGSNSGSGSGSESSHNSWNSESSDSESDETENRRPPPSKSLNRRAAQKAKEKARIRKKRISESSDNSSFDSDDNRRQVSRRTGTAVSYKEESEEGTDSEDLVEVDESNAASTEPDNAETIETILAQRTGKKGVTGNVTTIYAVEENGDPNPKDLSNVETEIQYLIKWKGWSHIHNTWESEESLKAQKVKGLKKLDNFIKRENRIQQIREQAEPEELDYLECQLELKQDLMKSYYNVERIIADYKKPDSEHPDYYCKWENLSYAEATWEDGTLIVKRWPEKIKEFRDREDSKRTPSKHCKVLKSRPKFYQLNEQPTYMGKEKDLVLRDYQMDGLNWMIHSWCKENSVILADEMGLGKTIQTICFLYYLFHTQQLHGPFLLVVPLSTMTSWQREMFQWAPDINFVTYLGDVNSRNIIREYEWCYRGSKRLKFNIILTTYEIVLKDKALLGALSWAVLLVDEAHRLKNDDSLLYKALTEFHTNHRLLITGTPLQNSLKELWALLHFIMPTKFTSWEEFEKQHDNAAQKGYSKLHKQLEPFILRRVKKDVEKSLPAKVEQILRVEMTSLQKQYYKWILTKNYEALRKGVKGSTTTFLNIVVELKKCCNHAYLTKPMEGEREKTNENYLQQLIRGSGKLVLLDKLLVRLRDTGHRVLIFSQMVKMLDILGEYLQRRHFPFQRLDGSIKGELRKQALDHFNAEGSQDFCFLLSTRAGGLGINLATADTVIIFDSDWNPQNDLQAQARAHRIGQKNKVNIYRLVTKGSVEEEIVERAKQKMVLDHLVIQRMDTTGRTVLDKKNAGTNSNPFNKEDLTAILKFGAEDLFKDEEDGDEEPACDIDEILRRAETRDEGPATVGDELLSAFKVASFKTAFEEDLEPINQPNENDDESKDWAEIIPENFRRKVEEEEKSKEMEDLYLPPRSRKTLQQLNQSEGKSKKRKKVQDDSEDGEESGSEAEGSDDDRPKKRGRPRLPREIIKSFTDVEIRRFIKSYKKFPAPLKRLDDIAADADLQEKPMSELRFLGELLMSRCDACLIEFENTAKENKSCEEEGKGPGRKRGRGPTFKIGNVMVNAKSFSAAVKELEPLEQALPSDPEQRANWHFDFKLKPANFECDWTSEDDARLLKGIYQHGMGSWEAIKTDASLELGDKIFPNGNKAQLKRVHARAEYLLKILKKQIDLKLGVARMRKPRKPKEMKAAITKEIVEDNDSSGDENKKSKSRIDKSAVKKEEDLVIKKEIKEEIDDLPDEKKKDKKAKKDKKDNKKVKKNKQSAGPMHFTANNEPRAVDVIGELDPPIFDECKEKMRPVKKALKALDTPDMSLSEEERVARARRCLFQIGNHINTCLAEYKTAEQVSEWKGNLWYFASKFTNFKAKKLYRMYKNLVKQGGDSNGGATSSPDKKEDGSSTAKQKHNEKSSHEKHFDKQQADSSNKDSRITKRKVDDIEENSNSSSQSKKHLSSISALSSNISSTSTVTIGAITITPITSTANSTSNTTNSADISRHKEQKESKHKDMKRDRDRDRDRDRGHDRGDRLSLSKDDRIRRDGYNMGHYSGREDDHWLPRDGRDIRDGRYGFDHKRDRFEPYSRMSSGYHRDRDRDRDRGIHMNDKRSDYSYRYSGPPGYGYGPGGYGSSGGGGGGGGGYPPTDIPSSHFRSRAYAGDGYSDWRPNKDYRRDYDRRPPPPNANS; translated from the exons ATGCAG AAAACGTTAGAATCCGAATCCGGTAAGGAATCCGGGTCGGATTCTGAGAATGAAAGCAAAAGCGATAGCTCTTCTTCCGGCAGTAACAGTGGTTCAGGCTCGGGATCTGAAAG TTCACATAATTCATGGAATTCGGAGAGTTCAGATTCAGAATCTGATGAAACTGAGAATCGTAGACCTCCACCTAGCAAGTCCCTGAATCGACGCGCAGCGCAAAAAGCTAAGGAGAAAGCCAGAATACGAAAAAAGCGTATCTCTGAATCTTCTGACAATTCTTCCTTTGACAGCGATGATAATAGAAG GCAAGTTAGTAGACGGACGGGCACAGCAGTTAGTTATAAAGAGGAAAGCGAAGAAGGTACCGATAGCGAGGATTTGGTTGAAGTTGACGAATCGAATGCTGCGTCAACAGAGCCTGATAATGCGGAAACTATTGAAACAATTTTGGCACAGAGGACGGGTAAAAAAGGAG TTACCGGCAATGTGACGACAATTTATGCTGTCGAAGAAAATGGCGATCCTAATCCAAAAGATCTAAGTAACGTAGAAACagaaatacaatatttgattaaatggAAAGGCTGGTCTCACATACACAACACGTGGGAATCAGAGGAATCTTTAAAAGCACAAAaa GTAAAAGGATTAAAGAAATTagacaattttatcaaacgtGAAAACAGAATTCAGCAGATTAGAGAACAGGCTGAACCAGAAGAATTAGATTATTTAGAATGCCAATTGGAACTTAAACAAGATCTTATGAAAAGTTATTACAACGTTGAGAGGATTATTG CTGACTACAAGAAACCAGATTCAGAACATCctgattattattgtaaatggGAAAATTTATCATATGCCGAGGCTACATGGGAAGATGGAACTTTAATAGTGAAAAGATGGCCAGAGAAAATTAAGGAATTTCGTGACAGAGAGGATTCCAAAAGAACACCGAGTAAACATTGCAAAGTTCTTAAATCTAGACCTAAATTTTATCAGCTGAATGAACAACCTACATATATGGGCAAGGAAAAAGATTTAGTATTAAGAGATTATCAAATGGATGGACTTAACTGGATGATACACTCTTGGTGCAAGGAAAATAG TGTTATATTAGCCGATGAAATGGGTCTTGGTAAAACAATCCAAACAATATGCTTCctttactatttatttcataCGCAACAACTTCATGGGCCATTTTTACTAGTAGTTCCTTTGTCGACAATGACTTCCTGGCAAAGAGAAATGTTTCAGTGGGCACCTGACATTAATTTCGTCACCTATTTAGGCGATGTCAATTCtcgtaatatt attagGGAATATGAATGGTGCTATCGCGGTTCAAAAAGACTAAAGTTTAACATTATACTTACGACATATGAAATTGTACTTAAGGACAAAGCATTATTGGGTGCCTTAAGTTGGGCGGTATTATTAGTAGATGAAGCTCATCGATTAAAGAATGACGATTCCTTATTATACAAAGCACTTACCGAATTTCATACTAATCATCGTTTATTGATTACTGGTACTCCGTTACAGAACAGCTTGAAGGAGCTGTGGGCCTTATTACATTTCATTATGCCTACAAA ATTTACTTCTTGGGAAGAATTTGAGAAACAACACGACAATGCTGCACAAAAGGGATACTCCAAACTGCATAAGCAATTGGAGCCATTTATTTTGCGTCGAGTTAAAAAAGATGTCGAGAAATCTTTGCCTGCTAAAGTTGAACAGATTTTACGAGTAGAAATGACATCCttacaaaaacaatattataaatggatATTAACCAAAAATTATGAAGCGTTGCGAAAAGGCGTGAAAGGATCTACTACGACATTTTTGAATATTGTTGTCGAATTAAAAAAGTGTTGCAATCACGCTTATCTCACGAAACCGATGGAAGGCGAAAGGGAAAAGACTAATGAAAATTACTTACAGCAATTAATACGTGGTTCTGGCAAATTAGTGCTTCTGGATAAATTACTAGTGAGATTGCGTGATACAGGACACAGAGTACTGATATTCAGTCAGATGGTCAAAATGTTGGATATTCTTGGTGAATATCTGCAACGAAGACATTTTCCATTCCAAAGATTAGACGGAAGCATAAAAGGTGAACTACGAAAACAAGCATTAGATCATTTTAACGCCGAGGGATCCCAggatttttgttttctattgtCGACGCGAGCCGGTGGTCTCGGCATTAATCTTGCTACCGCGGACACTGTGATAATTTTCGATTCTGACTGGAATCCGCAAAATGATTTACAAGCACAAGCAAGAGCACATCGAATAGGACAAAAGAATAAG GTAAACATTTACCGATTAGTTACCAAAGGATCGGTCGAGGAAGAAATCGTCGAGCGTGCAAAGCAAAAAATGGTCTTGGACCATTTAGTGATACAGCGAATGGATACAACCGGAAGAACAGTATTAGATAAAAAGAACGCGGGGACCAATAGTAATCCGTTTAATAAAGAAGATTTGActgctattttaaaatttggtgCCGAGGATTTGTTTAAAGACGAAGAAGACGGAGATGAAGAACCAGCT tgtGATATCGATGAGATATTAAGAAGAGCTGAAACGAGAGACGAAGGGCCGGCAACAGTTGGCGATGAATTGTTGTCTGCCTTTAAAGTCGCCAGTTTTAAAACAGCATTTGAAGAGGATTTGGAACCCATTAATCAGCCAAATGAAAATGACGATGAAAGTAAAGATTGG GCTGAAATTATTCCGGAGAATTTTAGAAGGAAAgtggaagaggaagaaaagtCAAAGGAAATGGAGGATCTTTATCTACCACCGAGGAGTCGAAAAACTCTTCAACAACTCAATCAAAGCGAAG GGAAAAGTAAAAAGCGGAAAAAAGTACAAGATGACAGTGAGGATGGCGAAGAATCGGGTAGCGAGGCAGAAGGAAGCGATGATGACAGACCTAAGAAGAGAGGTAGACCGAGACTGCCACGTGAGATTATCAAAAGCTTTACTGATGTTGAG ATACGACGATTTATCaagagttataaaaaattcccgGCGCCTTTGAAACGATTAGATGACATTGCAGCTGATGCTGACCTACAAGAGAAACCAATGTCAGAATTACGTTTCTTGGGCGAACTATTGATGTCTAGATGCGATGCGTGTTTAATAGAATTCGAAAATACTGCAAAAGAGAATAAGAGTTGCGAGGAAGAAGGCAAGGGGCCGGGTCGGAAAAGAGGACGAGGACCCACTTTTAAAATAGGAAACGTTATGGTAAACGCAAAATCTTTCTCGGCCGCAGTTAAAGAACTCGAACCTTTGGAACAAGCTCTACCGTCCGATCCCGAGCAACGTGCTAATTGGCATTTCGACTTTAa attaaaaCCGGCGAATTTTGAATGTGATTGGACTTCCGAAGATGATGCTAGATTATTAAAGGGCATATATCAACACGGTATGGGTTCATGGGAGGCGATAAAAACAGATGCCAGTTTGGAACTTGgggataaaatttttcctaaTGGCAATAAAGCACAGCTCAAACGAGTGCATGCACGCGCAGAATATCTTTTGAAGATTTTGAAGAAACAAATTGATCTTAAGTTAGGAGTG GCGCGAATGAGAAAGCCAAGAAAGCCCAAGGAGATGAAAGCAGCAATTACCAAAGAGATTGTAGAAGATAATGATAGTTCTGGCGACGAAAATAAGAAATCAAAATCCAGAATTGACAAG tctgcggttaaaaaagaagaagatctTGTTATAAAGAAGGAAATTAAGGAAGAAATTGATGATCTACctgatgaaaagaaaaaggataaGAAGgccaaaaaagataaaaaagataacaaaaaggtgaaaaagaataaacaaaGTGCAGGTCCAATGCACTTTACTGCAAATAACGAACCAAGAGCTGTCGACGTAATCGGCGAATTAGATCCACCAATATTCGATGAg tgtAAAGAGAAGATGAGGCCAGTAAAGAAAGCGTTAAAAGCCCTAGATACTCCAGATATGTCCCTGAGCGAGGAAGAGCGAGTTGCTCGCGCGCGTCGATGTCTTTTTCAAATCGGAAACCATATCAACACGTGTCTGGCGGAATATAAAACCGCCGAACAAGTTAGCGAATGGAAAGGCAATCTTTGGTACTTCGCTTCCAAATTTACAAACTTCAAAGCAAAGAAACTTTATAGGATGTATAAAAATCTGGTAAAACAAGGTGGCGACAGCAACGGCGGTGCCACATCTAGTCCCGACAAAAAAGAAGACGGTTCTAGTACTGCAAAG CAGAAACACAATGAAAAGTCATCTCACGAGAAACACTTTGATAAGCAACAAGCTGATAGCAGTAATAAAGACAGCAGAATAACAAAACGTAAAGTTGATGATATCGAAGAGAACTCTAATAGCAGTTCACAAAGTAAGAAACATCTTTCGTCTATTTCTGCTCTCAGTAGCAATATCAGCAGCACGTCCACAGTTACTATCGGTGCTATCACGATTACGCCTATAACATCAACAGCAAATTCTACATCGAATACTACTAATAGCGCAGACATATCGCGACATAAAGAACAGAAAGAATCGAAACATAAAGATATGAAAAGAGATAGAGATCGTGACAGAGATAGAGATAGGGGGCACGACAGAGGTGATAGATTAAGTTTAAGCAAAGACGACAGAATTAGGAGAGACGGGTACAATATGGGGCATTATAGTGGTAGAGAAGATGATCATTGGTTACCTAGAGATGGAAGAGATATAAGAGATGGCAGGTATGG ATTCGATCATAAACGTGATCGCTTCGAGCCTTATAGTCGAATGTCCAGTGGTTATCACAGAGACAGAGATAGAGATCGAGATCGTGGTATCCACATGAACGATAAAAGAAG TGATTACAGTTACCGATACTCTGGACCACCGGGTTATGGATATGGACCAGGTGGTTATGGTAGtagcggtggtggtggtggtggtggtggtggttaTCCTCCCACGGATATTCCATCGAGTCATTTTAGAAGTCGTGCTTACGCAGGAGATGGCTACTCTGATTGGCGGCCGAACAAAGATTATAGACGGGATTACGATAGAAGACCACCGCCGCCAAACGCCAACTCCTAG
- the LOC105836744 gene encoding chromodomain-helicase-DNA-binding protein 1 isoform X5, with protein sequence MQKTLESESGKESGSDSENESKSDSSSSGSNSGSGSGSESDSSSSSGSGSGSGSDSEKSEKSDAPAAQSDSFQSKGSNHSTEAKLRVKHESSREWDENPDIYGIRRSGRSRKEPDRLATNRESDSDGRKKFKKKGSHNSWNSESSDSESDETENRRPPPSKSLNRRAAQKAKEKARIRKKRISESSDNSSFDSDDNRRQVSRRTGTAVSYKEESEEGTDSEDLVEVDESNAASTEPDNAETIETILAQRTGKKGVTGNVTTIYAVEENGDPNPKDLSNVETEIQYLIKWKGWSHIHNTWESEESLKAQKVKGLKKLDNFIKRENRIQQIREQAEPEELDYLECQLELKQDLMKSYYNVERIIADYKKPDSEHPDYYCKWENLSYAEATWEDGTLIVKRWPEKIKEFRDREDSKRTPSKHCKVLKSRPKFYQLNEQPTYMGKEKDLVLRDYQMDGLNWMIHSWCKENSVILADEMGLGKTIQTICFLYYLFHTQQLHGPFLLVVPLSTMTSWQREMFQWAPDINFVTYLGDVNSRNIIREYEWCYRGSKRLKFNIILTTYEIVLKDKALLGALSWAVLLVDEAHRLKNDDSLLYKALTEFHTNHRLLITGTPLQNSLKELWALLHFIMPTKFTSWEEFEKQHDNAAQKGYSKLHKQLEPFILRRVKKDVEKSLPAKVEQILRVEMTSLQKQYYKWILTKNYEALRKGVKGSTTTFLNIVVELKKCCNHAYLTKPMEGEREKTNENYLQQLIRGSGKLVLLDKLLVRLRDTGHRVLIFSQMVKMLDILGEYLQRRHFPFQRLDGSIKGELRKQALDHFNAEGSQDFCFLLSTRAGGLGINLATADTVIIFDSDWNPQNDLQAQARAHRIGQKNKVNIYRLVTKGSVEEEIVERAKQKMVLDHLVIQRMDTTGRTVLDKKNAGTNSNPFNKEDLTAILKFGAEDLFKDEEDGDEEPACDIDEILRRAETRDEGPATVGDELLSAFKVASFKTAFEEDLEPINQPNENDDESKDWAEIIPENFRRKVEEEEKSKEMEDLYLPPRSRKTLQQLNQSEGKSKKRKKVQDDSEDGEESGSEAEGSDDDRPKKRGRPRLPREIIKSFTDVEIRRFIKSYKKFPAPLKRLDDIAADADLQEKPMSELRFLGELLMSRCDACLIEFENTAKENKSCEEEGKGPGRKRGRGPTFKIGNVMVNAKSFSAAVKELEPLEQALPSDPEQRANWHFDFKLKPANFECDWTSEDDARLLKGIYQHGMGSWEAIKTDASLELGDKIFPNGNKAQLKRVHARAEYLLKILKKQIDLKLGVARMRKPRKPKEMKAAITKEIVEDNDSSGDENKKSKSRIDKSAVKKEEDLVIKKEIKEEIDDLPDEKKKDKKAKKDKKDNKKVKKNKQSAGPMHFTANNEPRAVDVIGELDPPIFDECKEKMRPVKKALKALDTPDMSLSEEERVARARRCLFQIGNHINTCLAEYKTAEQVSEWKGNLWYFASKFTNFKAKKLYRMYKNLVKQGGDSNGGATSSPDKKEDGSSTAKKHNEKSSHEKHFDKQQADSSNKDSRITKRKVDDIEENSNSSSQSKKHLSSISALSSNISSTSTVTIGAITITPITSTANSTSNTTNSADISRHKEQKESKHKDMKRDRDRDRDRDRGHDRGDRLSLSKDDRIRRDGYNMGHYSGREDDHWLPRDGRDIRDGRYGFDHKRDRFEPYSRMSSGYHRDRDRDRDRGIHMNDKRSDYSYRYSGPPGYGYGPGGYGSSGGGGGGGGGYPPTDIPSSHFRSRAYAGDGYSDWRPNKDYRRDYDRRPPPPNANS encoded by the exons ATGCAG AAAACGTTAGAATCCGAATCCGGTAAGGAATCCGGGTCGGATTCTGAGAATGAAAGCAAAAGCGATAGCTCTTCTTCCGGCAGTAACAGTGGTTCAGGCTCGGGATCTGAAAG CGACTCTAGCTCCTCGAGCGGTTCCGGTTCCGGATCAGGATCCGACTCGGAAAAGTCGGAAAAATCGGATGCACCTGCTGCACAAAGCGATAGCTTCCAGAGCAAAGGCTCGAATCACAGCACCGAAGCAAAGCTTAGAGTTAAACATGAGTCTAGTCGCGAATGGGACGAGAATCCTGACATATACGGCATTAGGAGGTCCGGGCGTTCCAGGAAAGAGCCCGACAGGCTCGCGACAAATCGTGAGAGCGACAGTGACGGTCGCAAGAAATTTAAGAAGAAAGG TTCACATAATTCATGGAATTCGGAGAGTTCAGATTCAGAATCTGATGAAACTGAGAATCGTAGACCTCCACCTAGCAAGTCCCTGAATCGACGCGCAGCGCAAAAAGCTAAGGAGAAAGCCAGAATACGAAAAAAGCGTATCTCTGAATCTTCTGACAATTCTTCCTTTGACAGCGATGATAATAGAAG GCAAGTTAGTAGACGGACGGGCACAGCAGTTAGTTATAAAGAGGAAAGCGAAGAAGGTACCGATAGCGAGGATTTGGTTGAAGTTGACGAATCGAATGCTGCGTCAACAGAGCCTGATAATGCGGAAACTATTGAAACAATTTTGGCACAGAGGACGGGTAAAAAAGGAG TTACCGGCAATGTGACGACAATTTATGCTGTCGAAGAAAATGGCGATCCTAATCCAAAAGATCTAAGTAACGTAGAAACagaaatacaatatttgattaaatggAAAGGCTGGTCTCACATACACAACACGTGGGAATCAGAGGAATCTTTAAAAGCACAAAaa GTAAAAGGATTAAAGAAATTagacaattttatcaaacgtGAAAACAGAATTCAGCAGATTAGAGAACAGGCTGAACCAGAAGAATTAGATTATTTAGAATGCCAATTGGAACTTAAACAAGATCTTATGAAAAGTTATTACAACGTTGAGAGGATTATTG CTGACTACAAGAAACCAGATTCAGAACATCctgattattattgtaaatggGAAAATTTATCATATGCCGAGGCTACATGGGAAGATGGAACTTTAATAGTGAAAAGATGGCCAGAGAAAATTAAGGAATTTCGTGACAGAGAGGATTCCAAAAGAACACCGAGTAAACATTGCAAAGTTCTTAAATCTAGACCTAAATTTTATCAGCTGAATGAACAACCTACATATATGGGCAAGGAAAAAGATTTAGTATTAAGAGATTATCAAATGGATGGACTTAACTGGATGATACACTCTTGGTGCAAGGAAAATAG TGTTATATTAGCCGATGAAATGGGTCTTGGTAAAACAATCCAAACAATATGCTTCctttactatttatttcataCGCAACAACTTCATGGGCCATTTTTACTAGTAGTTCCTTTGTCGACAATGACTTCCTGGCAAAGAGAAATGTTTCAGTGGGCACCTGACATTAATTTCGTCACCTATTTAGGCGATGTCAATTCtcgtaatatt attagGGAATATGAATGGTGCTATCGCGGTTCAAAAAGACTAAAGTTTAACATTATACTTACGACATATGAAATTGTACTTAAGGACAAAGCATTATTGGGTGCCTTAAGTTGGGCGGTATTATTAGTAGATGAAGCTCATCGATTAAAGAATGACGATTCCTTATTATACAAAGCACTTACCGAATTTCATACTAATCATCGTTTATTGATTACTGGTACTCCGTTACAGAACAGCTTGAAGGAGCTGTGGGCCTTATTACATTTCATTATGCCTACAAA ATTTACTTCTTGGGAAGAATTTGAGAAACAACACGACAATGCTGCACAAAAGGGATACTCCAAACTGCATAAGCAATTGGAGCCATTTATTTTGCGTCGAGTTAAAAAAGATGTCGAGAAATCTTTGCCTGCTAAAGTTGAACAGATTTTACGAGTAGAAATGACATCCttacaaaaacaatattataaatggatATTAACCAAAAATTATGAAGCGTTGCGAAAAGGCGTGAAAGGATCTACTACGACATTTTTGAATATTGTTGTCGAATTAAAAAAGTGTTGCAATCACGCTTATCTCACGAAACCGATGGAAGGCGAAAGGGAAAAGACTAATGAAAATTACTTACAGCAATTAATACGTGGTTCTGGCAAATTAGTGCTTCTGGATAAATTACTAGTGAGATTGCGTGATACAGGACACAGAGTACTGATATTCAGTCAGATGGTCAAAATGTTGGATATTCTTGGTGAATATCTGCAACGAAGACATTTTCCATTCCAAAGATTAGACGGAAGCATAAAAGGTGAACTACGAAAACAAGCATTAGATCATTTTAACGCCGAGGGATCCCAggatttttgttttctattgtCGACGCGAGCCGGTGGTCTCGGCATTAATCTTGCTACCGCGGACACTGTGATAATTTTCGATTCTGACTGGAATCCGCAAAATGATTTACAAGCACAAGCAAGAGCACATCGAATAGGACAAAAGAATAAG GTAAACATTTACCGATTAGTTACCAAAGGATCGGTCGAGGAAGAAATCGTCGAGCGTGCAAAGCAAAAAATGGTCTTGGACCATTTAGTGATACAGCGAATGGATACAACCGGAAGAACAGTATTAGATAAAAAGAACGCGGGGACCAATAGTAATCCGTTTAATAAAGAAGATTTGActgctattttaaaatttggtgCCGAGGATTTGTTTAAAGACGAAGAAGACGGAGATGAAGAACCAGCT tgtGATATCGATGAGATATTAAGAAGAGCTGAAACGAGAGACGAAGGGCCGGCAACAGTTGGCGATGAATTGTTGTCTGCCTTTAAAGTCGCCAGTTTTAAAACAGCATTTGAAGAGGATTTGGAACCCATTAATCAGCCAAATGAAAATGACGATGAAAGTAAAGATTGG GCTGAAATTATTCCGGAGAATTTTAGAAGGAAAgtggaagaggaagaaaagtCAAAGGAAATGGAGGATCTTTATCTACCACCGAGGAGTCGAAAAACTCTTCAACAACTCAATCAAAGCGAAG GGAAAAGTAAAAAGCGGAAAAAAGTACAAGATGACAGTGAGGATGGCGAAGAATCGGGTAGCGAGGCAGAAGGAAGCGATGATGACAGACCTAAGAAGAGAGGTAGACCGAGACTGCCACGTGAGATTATCAAAAGCTTTACTGATGTTGAG ATACGACGATTTATCaagagttataaaaaattcccgGCGCCTTTGAAACGATTAGATGACATTGCAGCTGATGCTGACCTACAAGAGAAACCAATGTCAGAATTACGTTTCTTGGGCGAACTATTGATGTCTAGATGCGATGCGTGTTTAATAGAATTCGAAAATACTGCAAAAGAGAATAAGAGTTGCGAGGAAGAAGGCAAGGGGCCGGGTCGGAAAAGAGGACGAGGACCCACTTTTAAAATAGGAAACGTTATGGTAAACGCAAAATCTTTCTCGGCCGCAGTTAAAGAACTCGAACCTTTGGAACAAGCTCTACCGTCCGATCCCGAGCAACGTGCTAATTGGCATTTCGACTTTAa attaaaaCCGGCGAATTTTGAATGTGATTGGACTTCCGAAGATGATGCTAGATTATTAAAGGGCATATATCAACACGGTATGGGTTCATGGGAGGCGATAAAAACAGATGCCAGTTTGGAACTTGgggataaaatttttcctaaTGGCAATAAAGCACAGCTCAAACGAGTGCATGCACGCGCAGAATATCTTTTGAAGATTTTGAAGAAACAAATTGATCTTAAGTTAGGAGTG GCGCGAATGAGAAAGCCAAGAAAGCCCAAGGAGATGAAAGCAGCAATTACCAAAGAGATTGTAGAAGATAATGATAGTTCTGGCGACGAAAATAAGAAATCAAAATCCAGAATTGACAAG tctgcggttaaaaaagaagaagatctTGTTATAAAGAAGGAAATTAAGGAAGAAATTGATGATCTACctgatgaaaagaaaaaggataaGAAGgccaaaaaagataaaaaagataacaaaaaggtgaaaaagaataaacaaaGTGCAGGTCCAATGCACTTTACTGCAAATAACGAACCAAGAGCTGTCGACGTAATCGGCGAATTAGATCCACCAATATTCGATGAg tgtAAAGAGAAGATGAGGCCAGTAAAGAAAGCGTTAAAAGCCCTAGATACTCCAGATATGTCCCTGAGCGAGGAAGAGCGAGTTGCTCGCGCGCGTCGATGTCTTTTTCAAATCGGAAACCATATCAACACGTGTCTGGCGGAATATAAAACCGCCGAACAAGTTAGCGAATGGAAAGGCAATCTTTGGTACTTCGCTTCCAAATTTACAAACTTCAAAGCAAAGAAACTTTATAGGATGTATAAAAATCTGGTAAAACAAGGTGGCGACAGCAACGGCGGTGCCACATCTAGTCCCGACAAAAAAGAAGACGGTTCTAGTACTGCAAAG AAACACAATGAAAAGTCATCTCACGAGAAACACTTTGATAAGCAACAAGCTGATAGCAGTAATAAAGACAGCAGAATAACAAAACGTAAAGTTGATGATATCGAAGAGAACTCTAATAGCAGTTCACAAAGTAAGAAACATCTTTCGTCTATTTCTGCTCTCAGTAGCAATATCAGCAGCACGTCCACAGTTACTATCGGTGCTATCACGATTACGCCTATAACATCAACAGCAAATTCTACATCGAATACTACTAATAGCGCAGACATATCGCGACATAAAGAACAGAAAGAATCGAAACATAAAGATATGAAAAGAGATAGAGATCGTGACAGAGATAGAGATAGGGGGCACGACAGAGGTGATAGATTAAGTTTAAGCAAAGACGACAGAATTAGGAGAGACGGGTACAATATGGGGCATTATAGTGGTAGAGAAGATGATCATTGGTTACCTAGAGATGGAAGAGATATAAGAGATGGCAGGTATGG ATTCGATCATAAACGTGATCGCTTCGAGCCTTATAGTCGAATGTCCAGTGGTTATCACAGAGACAGAGATAGAGATCGAGATCGTGGTATCCACATGAACGATAAAAGAAG TGATTACAGTTACCGATACTCTGGACCACCGGGTTATGGATATGGACCAGGTGGTTATGGTAGtagcggtggtggtggtggtggtggtggtggttaTCCTCCCACGGATATTCCATCGAGTCATTTTAGAAGTCGTGCTTACGCAGGAGATGGCTACTCTGATTGGCGGCCGAACAAAGATTATAGACGGGATTACGATAGAAGACCACCGCCGCCAAACGCCAACTCCTAG